In Arthrobacter sp. StoSoilB5, one genomic interval encodes:
- a CDS encoding DNA-3-methyladenine glycosylase I, whose product MTTEETGIIIGQDGLARPLWAASDPLMQAYYDHEWGMPVRDEQGMYERISLEAFQAGLSWATILRKRDAFRKAFLDFHPESVAAFTDADVERLMLDAGIVRNRLKIQAAITNAKATIALRAEGGLVDFVWSFKPETTPAPRSFADIPTTSPESVALSKALRKKGFAFVGPTTMYALMEAVGIIDTHLVDSHRRGTSGVWLEQSPQ is encoded by the coding sequence ATGACCACGGAAGAAACCGGCATCATCATCGGCCAGGACGGCCTGGCGCGGCCGCTGTGGGCTGCCTCGGACCCGCTGATGCAGGCTTACTACGATCACGAGTGGGGTATGCCCGTCCGGGACGAGCAAGGAATGTACGAGCGCATCAGCTTGGAGGCATTCCAGGCGGGCCTGTCATGGGCAACCATCCTGCGGAAGCGGGATGCTTTCCGGAAGGCCTTCCTGGATTTCCACCCCGAAAGCGTCGCTGCTTTCACAGACGCGGATGTGGAGCGGCTCATGCTGGACGCCGGCATCGTCAGGAACCGCCTGAAGATCCAGGCCGCCATCACCAACGCCAAGGCCACCATCGCCCTCCGGGCAGAGGGCGGATTAGTGGACTTCGTGTGGTCCTTCAAGCCGGAAACCACTCCGGCGCCCCGATCCTTCGCAGACATTCCCACCACATCGCCCGAATCCGTTGCTTTGTCCAAAGCCCTCCGGAAGAAAGGCTTCGCTTTCGTCGGCCCAACCACCATGTATGCACTGATGGAAGCAGTGGGGATCATCGACACACACTTGGTGGATAGCCACAGACGGGGCACGTCAGGCGTCTGGCTGGAGCAAAGCCCGCAGTAG
- a CDS encoding alpha-ketoglutarate-dependent dioxygenase AlkB: protein MSDDALFPLALVQPDTNHEGPRVIAPGAVHVPGWLNLEQQRWIVQRFGEWTQGPVPLRAATLPGGHQMSVRTVCLGWHWQPYRYTREATDVNGRPVLEFPEWMLRLGRKAVSAAYSTGAESHQALAELAVHYTPDAALVNFYDRGAAMGMHQDKDERSDAPVVSLSIGETCLFRFGNTQTRTKPYTDVELRSGDLFVFGGPSRFAYHGIPKVLPGTCPDGCGLSHGRINITMRVTGLS, encoded by the coding sequence ATGAGTGACGACGCCCTGTTTCCGTTGGCTCTTGTCCAGCCTGACACCAACCACGAGGGCCCTCGTGTCATAGCGCCCGGCGCAGTGCATGTGCCGGGCTGGCTCAATCTGGAGCAGCAGCGGTGGATCGTGCAACGCTTTGGCGAATGGACCCAGGGCCCGGTGCCCCTTCGGGCGGCCACACTGCCAGGAGGGCACCAGATGTCTGTCCGGACCGTTTGCCTCGGTTGGCATTGGCAGCCCTACCGCTATACGCGGGAAGCTACGGATGTGAACGGCCGCCCCGTACTCGAATTCCCTGAGTGGATGCTTCGCTTGGGTAGGAAGGCGGTATCCGCTGCTTACTCCACCGGAGCTGAAAGCCATCAGGCTCTGGCCGAACTCGCCGTCCACTACACACCCGATGCCGCGCTGGTGAACTTCTACGATCGTGGCGCCGCCATGGGCATGCATCAGGACAAGGACGAACGATCCGATGCTCCGGTGGTGTCGCTCAGCATCGGGGAGACGTGCCTGTTCCGCTTCGGCAACACGCAGACCCGTACCAAGCCATATACGGACGTCGAACTCCGTTCGGGGGACCTTTTCGTTTTCGGCGGACCATCAAGGTTTGCGTATCACGGCATCCCGAAAGTCCTCCCGGGAACCTGCCCAGACGGATGTGGACTCTCCCACGGACGTATCAATATCACCATGCGTGTAACCGGGTTGTCCTAG
- a CDS encoding methylated-DNA--[protein]-cysteine S-methyltransferase, which yields MTLESLPDHAEVAMFLKPLDAGIEPALSSLHARLVRAAQESHSLDIAYSVVDSPVGKLLLAATEHGVVRVAFELENHEAVLQLLANTVSPRILHAPSQLEAAARQLDEYFSGTRKDFNLPLDFQLARGFRLNVLHHLPQIAYGRTESYAQVAQAAGSPKAVRAVGTACATNPLPVIVPCHRVVKSDGTFGGYLGGTEAKRRLLTLEAAA from the coding sequence ATGACTCTTGAATCACTCCCGGACCACGCCGAGGTTGCCATGTTCCTTAAACCCCTCGACGCTGGAATCGAACCCGCCCTGTCCAGCCTCCACGCGAGGCTTGTCCGCGCTGCCCAGGAAAGCCATTCCTTGGACATCGCGTACTCGGTGGTGGACTCGCCCGTAGGCAAGTTGCTTTTGGCGGCTACGGAGCATGGCGTGGTCCGCGTAGCGTTCGAGCTTGAGAACCACGAGGCCGTATTGCAGTTGCTGGCCAACACGGTCAGCCCCCGCATCCTGCATGCACCTTCCCAACTTGAGGCCGCCGCCCGCCAGTTGGACGAATATTTCAGCGGCACCCGCAAGGATTTCAACCTTCCCCTGGACTTCCAACTGGCCCGCGGGTTCCGCCTGAACGTCCTCCACCATCTGCCGCAGATCGCTTACGGTAGGACGGAAAGCTACGCACAGGTTGCCCAGGCTGCCGGGAGCCCCAAAGCCGTCCGCGCCGTCGGAACTGCCTGCGCTACCAACCCGCTGCCAGTCATTGTGCCATGCCACCGCGTGGTGAAATCGGATGGCACTTTCGGCGGTTACCTCGGCGGCACCGAGGCAAAACGAAGGCTCCTCACGCTAGAGGCTGCGGCATGA
- a CDS encoding RNA polymerase sigma factor, with the protein MQRRHPAHTKRPFEAVVQEHGATVLRVCRAVVGLHEADDAWSETFLAALQAYPDLPADANLEAWLVTIAHRKCIDLIRSSTRRALPVDQPPERPSRIGIPGDSQEDLLNAVGQLPPKQRQAVAYHYLAGLPYRDIAALLGGTPEAARRAGSDGVKALRAILREEPESIQSFLVPKSSVPASAKGEIR; encoded by the coding sequence ATGCAGCGCCGGCACCCGGCCCACACCAAGAGGCCGTTCGAAGCAGTTGTCCAGGAACACGGCGCCACTGTGCTCCGGGTGTGCCGTGCGGTCGTGGGCCTCCACGAGGCCGACGACGCGTGGTCCGAAACGTTTCTTGCGGCTCTGCAGGCTTATCCCGATCTCCCTGCAGATGCCAATCTCGAGGCCTGGCTCGTCACTATTGCCCACCGGAAATGCATTGACCTCATCCGTTCCAGCACTCGCCGCGCGTTGCCTGTAGACCAACCCCCTGAGCGGCCTTCCCGGATTGGCATCCCGGGTGACAGCCAGGAGGACCTGCTCAACGCCGTCGGGCAGTTACCGCCTAAACAGCGCCAGGCAGTGGCCTACCACTATTTGGCTGGTCTTCCTTATCGCGACATTGCAGCCCTGTTGGGCGGCACACCGGAAGCCGCCCGCCGTGCGGGATCCGATGGTGTGAAAGCGCTCCGCGCCATCCTGCGCGAAGAGCCCGAATCCATCCAATCTTTCCTGGTTCCCAAATCATCCGTCCCAGCATCGGCGAAAGGAGAAATCCGATGA
- a CDS encoding methylated-DNA--[protein]-cysteine S-methyltransferase — MNTRHTTMDSPLGQLTLTARGEFLTGIFYEGHWHMPPPDYFGIPAGIEEPLFDQTRVQLGEYLEGKRTQFDVPFEARGNAFQEKVWQRLQHIPFGETVSYGELALEMGDPHLAQAVGSAVGRNPISIIIPCHRVVGRNGQLTGYAGGLRNKRFLLELEEPAVVKEGKLF; from the coding sequence ATGAACACCAGGCACACCACCATGGATTCCCCGTTGGGGCAGTTGACGCTGACTGCCCGCGGGGAGTTTTTGACGGGGATCTTTTACGAAGGCCACTGGCATATGCCTCCGCCGGACTACTTTGGAATCCCTGCAGGGATCGAAGAGCCGCTCTTCGATCAGACCCGTGTCCAACTCGGCGAGTATCTCGAAGGAAAGCGCACTCAATTCGACGTTCCTTTTGAGGCCCGCGGCAATGCTTTCCAAGAGAAGGTCTGGCAGCGGCTCCAGCACATTCCTTTTGGGGAAACCGTTAGCTACGGTGAACTGGCTCTTGAGATGGGGGATCCCCACTTGGCCCAGGCTGTTGGATCCGCAGTGGGCCGGAACCCGATAAGCATCATCATTCCGTGCCACCGCGTGGTGGGACGTAACGGGCAACTCACCGGCTACGCGGGAGGACTGCGCAACAAGCGGTTCCTTCTGGAGCTCGAAGAGCCAGCCGTCGTGAAAGAGGGCAAGCTCTTCTGA
- a CDS encoding cell division protein CrgA: MPESKPRKRPARQAQQTSAAQQYKPNPVWYKPVMFGLMILGLIWIITYYITEGKFPVQEWASWNIVAGFGIAIIGFLMTTRWRA; encoded by the coding sequence GTGCCCGAGTCCAAGCCCCGCAAGCGGCCTGCCCGTCAGGCCCAGCAGACTTCCGCCGCACAGCAGTACAAGCCGAATCCCGTTTGGTACAAGCCGGTCATGTTCGGCCTGATGATCCTTGGGCTGATCTGGATCATCACGTACTACATCACCGAGGGCAAGTTTCCCGTACAGGAATGGGCTTCGTGGAACATCGTTGCCGGCTTCGGCATCGCGATCATCGGATTCCTCATGACTACGCGCTGGCGCGCCTAG
- a CDS encoding class E sortase has protein sequence MRGDPVADQQTTAAAAVPSARGTQGKPPRPRLTASYVVRKISQVLGELLITAGIVLLLFVAWELWWTNVEADAKQTEAVKSFAQEFAGPVAPASDEATDYGPPMVGTAPAHGETIGIMYIPRFGPDYTRPIIEGTDPDVLDTLGLGHYGNTSMPGALGNFAVAGHRQTHGAVLDNIHTLAPGDKIYVQTSDGYYTYVFRNNQIVLPSQTDVLMPVPTQPGVTPRESILTMTSCNPRFGSQERIIAYSVLEGWQPASAGPPSEIAAQVAKTQGKG, from the coding sequence ATACGAGGAGACCCTGTGGCGGACCAGCAGACGACGGCGGCCGCCGCCGTGCCGTCCGCCCGCGGGACCCAGGGAAAGCCTCCCCGTCCCCGGCTTACTGCCTCATACGTTGTCCGCAAAATCAGCCAGGTGCTGGGCGAGTTGCTCATCACTGCGGGCATTGTCCTGCTTCTTTTTGTGGCGTGGGAGCTGTGGTGGACCAACGTGGAAGCCGACGCCAAGCAGACCGAAGCCGTGAAGAGCTTTGCACAGGAATTTGCAGGACCGGTAGCGCCTGCCAGCGACGAGGCCACAGACTACGGTCCGCCTATGGTCGGCACAGCACCCGCACATGGGGAAACGATTGGGATCATGTACATCCCACGTTTCGGTCCGGACTACACGCGGCCCATTATCGAGGGAACGGACCCGGATGTCCTGGACACACTGGGCCTTGGACACTACGGAAACACGAGCATGCCCGGAGCCCTGGGCAACTTTGCCGTAGCGGGACACCGGCAAACACACGGCGCTGTACTGGATAACATCCACACCTTGGCTCCAGGTGACAAAATCTACGTCCAGACTTCAGACGGCTATTACACCTACGTCTTCCGCAACAACCAGATTGTGTTGCCCAGCCAAACCGACGTCCTGATGCCGGTCCCAACACAACCCGGAGTCACACCCCGAGAAAGCATCCTGACCATGACCAGCTGCAATCCCCGGTTCGGATCCCAGGAACGCATCATTGCCTACTCCGTCCTTGAGGGATGGCAACCGGCCTCAGCCGGACCGCCGTCGGAAATCGCCGCCCAAGTAGCCAAAACCCAAGGAAAGGGGTAA
- a CDS encoding aminodeoxychorismate/anthranilate synthase component II encodes MSSTKILVVDNYDSFVYTLVGYLQELGAETTVVRNDDVTLAEAKELAAARDGVLISPGPGTPAEAGVCIELIKWCGEAAKPMFGVCLGHQALAEAYGGVVTHAPELMHGKTSPVQHEGKSVFAGLPSPVTATRYHSLAAVRDSIPDVLEITAETTNGVVMGLQHKTAPLCGVQFHPESVLTEGGYQMLGNWLESLGMTGAAERASKLSPLIQH; translated from the coding sequence ATGAGCTCAACAAAAATCCTCGTCGTGGACAATTACGACAGCTTCGTCTACACCCTGGTGGGCTACCTGCAGGAACTTGGCGCCGAGACAACAGTGGTCCGAAATGATGACGTGACACTCGCGGAAGCCAAAGAGCTTGCCGCGGCCCGCGACGGAGTCCTTATCTCACCAGGTCCAGGTACGCCGGCGGAGGCCGGCGTCTGCATCGAGCTCATCAAGTGGTGCGGTGAGGCCGCCAAGCCCATGTTCGGAGTTTGCCTCGGCCACCAGGCGCTTGCCGAAGCTTATGGTGGCGTGGTCACCCATGCTCCTGAGCTCATGCACGGCAAAACCTCGCCCGTGCAGCACGAGGGCAAGAGCGTCTTTGCCGGGCTTCCGTCGCCCGTTACGGCAACGCGCTACCACTCACTTGCTGCGGTTCGCGACTCGATCCCCGATGTTCTGGAGATCACCGCCGAGACCACCAACGGTGTAGTTATGGGCCTGCAGCACAAGACGGCTCCCCTCTGCGGTGTGCAGTTCCATCCGGAATCGGTCCTGACTGAGGGCGGCTACCAGATGCTGGGCAACTGGTTGGAGTCGCTCGGCATGACCGGTGCCGCTGAACGTGCTTCGAAGCTGAGCCCTCTGATCCAGCACTGA
- the pknB gene encoding Stk1 family PASTA domain-containing Ser/Thr kinase — MSTPRPGPAHREESTPLSSQRLLNGRYELGDLIGRGGMADVYRGTDTLLGRTIAVKVLRADLARDPQFQARFKREAQAVAALNHPSIVAIFDTGEYSVPGGPGEDVRVPYIVMEFVAGRTLRDMIKAHELGVEDSIGYTLGVLAALEYSHRAGIVHRDIKPANVMVCADTGDVKVMDFGIARAMADSAATMTQTQAVVGTAQYLSPEQARGETVDARSDLYSAGCLLYELLTSRPPFVGDSPVSVAYQHVRETPDLPSVHNPDVSEALDSVLAKALQKNRTDRFQDAAAFRRALRAASNGIPVPALSASEAPTDPNDLISSEDPDTQLLSTTAIGYLDVEHYTDASEDPIEEPLDQALPLDLPPERERTAHQKSRRRMWAATLAIFTILVLAGAGFWIYSLVNAPAAVPAKVAVPSVSNMSESQALQELYSAKLVPKTARVASDTVAKDMAIGTAPTAGSMLEQNAEVILNISSGPSSVTIPADIVGRTEPDARDVLRRLGITGNISSVRTHSPTVPTGLVITTGPAPGAPIAAGSNVELQVSSGKVLMPQLIGLAQSEAEALLKENGLAMTVVEQENSQVTPGKVTAQSETFNTEVDQGKTVTVTVAKAPAPVPTPTATSTGTPSPKPTDTKKG; from the coding sequence ATGTCTACGCCACGGCCCGGTCCAGCGCACCGAGAGGAGAGCACACCTCTCTCTTCGCAGCGCCTCCTCAATGGTCGCTACGAACTCGGTGACCTGATCGGCCGTGGTGGCATGGCGGACGTGTACCGCGGGACAGATACCCTGCTGGGACGCACCATCGCAGTCAAAGTCCTGCGTGCTGACCTGGCCCGCGATCCCCAGTTCCAGGCCCGTTTCAAACGCGAAGCCCAGGCAGTCGCGGCACTGAACCACCCTTCCATCGTGGCCATCTTCGATACGGGTGAGTACTCTGTCCCGGGCGGGCCGGGTGAGGACGTGCGCGTGCCATACATCGTGATGGAATTCGTCGCCGGACGGACCTTGCGGGACATGATCAAAGCCCACGAACTCGGTGTTGAAGACTCCATCGGATATACGCTTGGCGTCCTCGCTGCACTGGAGTACAGCCATCGGGCAGGCATTGTGCACCGTGATATCAAGCCGGCCAACGTCATGGTCTGTGCGGATACCGGAGACGTCAAGGTCATGGACTTTGGCATCGCACGGGCTATGGCTGACTCTGCCGCCACCATGACGCAGACGCAGGCTGTGGTGGGAACGGCCCAATATCTTTCCCCGGAGCAAGCGCGGGGCGAGACCGTTGACGCGCGCAGCGATCTTTATTCTGCTGGCTGCCTTCTCTATGAACTGCTGACCAGCCGGCCGCCATTCGTGGGCGACAGCCCCGTTTCGGTGGCCTACCAACACGTACGGGAGACTCCGGACCTTCCCAGTGTCCATAACCCCGACGTCTCCGAGGCTTTGGATTCCGTTCTTGCCAAGGCCCTCCAGAAGAACCGGACAGACCGGTTCCAGGACGCTGCCGCCTTCCGCCGCGCCCTCAGGGCTGCGAGCAACGGCATCCCTGTTCCCGCGCTTTCCGCCAGCGAGGCACCCACTGACCCGAACGACCTCATTTCATCGGAAGACCCCGATACGCAGCTGTTGAGCACCACGGCCATTGGGTACCTGGATGTAGAGCACTACACAGACGCCAGCGAGGATCCCATCGAGGAACCGCTGGACCAAGCGCTTCCATTGGACCTCCCACCCGAACGTGAGCGGACCGCACACCAGAAGTCCCGCCGTCGTATGTGGGCCGCGACGCTGGCGATCTTCACCATCCTGGTTCTGGCAGGCGCCGGGTTCTGGATCTACAGCCTGGTCAACGCCCCCGCCGCGGTACCGGCCAAGGTGGCGGTTCCCTCGGTGTCCAACATGTCGGAGTCCCAAGCACTCCAAGAGCTCTACTCCGCCAAGCTGGTGCCCAAAACCGCACGGGTGGCAAGCGACACGGTGGCCAAGGACATGGCGATTGGCACGGCACCAACTGCGGGCTCCATGCTGGAACAAAACGCTGAGGTCATCCTCAACATCTCCAGCGGTCCCAGCTCGGTTACCATCCCTGCGGACATTGTGGGCCGCACCGAGCCCGATGCCCGGGACGTCCTCCGGCGTCTGGGAATCACAGGCAACATCTCCAGCGTCAGGACGCATAGCCCCACGGTTCCCACCGGACTCGTCATCACCACGGGCCCGGCCCCGGGGGCGCCCATAGCAGCAGGTTCCAACGTCGAGCTGCAGGTCTCCTCAGGCAAAGTGCTGATGCCCCAACTGATCGGTCTCGCCCAGTCGGAAGCCGAAGCGCTGCTCAAGGAAAACGGCCTGGCCATGACAGTGGTGGAGCAGGAAAACTCCCAGGTGACGCCCGGCAAGGTCACGGCGCAGAGCGAAACCTTCAATACCGAGGTGGATCAGGGAAAGACAGTCACGGTAACGGTAGCCAAAGCCCCGGCCCCCGTGCCGACTCCCACAGCCACGTCAACAGGCACCCCCAGCCCCAAGCCGACCGACACCAAGAAGGGCTGA
- a CDS encoding protein kinase has protein sequence MRPTSGITLGGRFQLTSRIAIGGMGEVWKAKDQILGRIVAIKVLKEEYTGDPGFLQRFRAEARHTALLNHVGIANVFDYGEEAGSAYLVMELVPGHPLSGILEREQVLSPDMTLSIMAQTARALAVAHAQGLVHRDIKPGNLLITPDNRVKVTDFGIARLADQVPLTQTGQVMGTAQYLAPEQATGQTATGSSDIYSLGVIGYECLTGHRPFSGESQIAIALAQVNDAPPPLPETLPTPVRALLMSMLAKDPKNRPANAIKLAEAAEAIRNGDITTAHAAVPGMLLFEASTGPITAPVNTATAPTGVVTSPFGKEHSTTSTSALPVLGAAAAVGGAAGAAVGASSDNPLSRANALEAERQLNDEEEVIYSDDDNYDDVEPERKKRSPWTWPLVALILLVLFALVGFLISQSGFFSPNPGPSESTSASASRSSSPTSQSASPTQTSQSPSPTPTQSTPQKINLIPEEYLGQPFETVRSQLVGLGLQVNGQEVFNTAAVGTVTDLNPTGPVDPGEVITVQYSKGPEMVSVPSIGVGLSEEEVRGLIEAANLRWVPGDPVNGAVGQKPGTFVRSEPAPGTKVAAGSVVTYHLSKSVVPSNPTSPSASPSGSGSPSN, from the coding sequence GTGAGACCTACTTCGGGAATCACACTCGGCGGCAGGTTCCAGCTGACCAGTCGCATTGCGATTGGCGGCATGGGCGAGGTCTGGAAGGCCAAGGACCAGATCCTGGGAAGGATCGTTGCCATCAAGGTGCTCAAGGAGGAATACACCGGAGACCCCGGTTTCCTCCAGCGTTTCCGCGCCGAAGCCCGCCACACGGCACTCCTTAACCACGTGGGCATTGCCAACGTCTTCGACTACGGCGAAGAAGCCGGCTCTGCGTACCTGGTCATGGAACTCGTACCCGGCCATCCGTTGAGCGGCATCCTTGAGCGCGAGCAGGTCCTGTCTCCTGACATGACCCTTTCGATCATGGCCCAGACGGCCCGGGCACTGGCAGTGGCTCACGCACAGGGATTGGTCCACCGCGACATCAAGCCGGGTAACCTCCTGATCACGCCGGACAACCGGGTCAAGGTCACCGACTTCGGTATCGCCCGCCTTGCCGACCAGGTGCCGCTGACCCAGACCGGGCAGGTCATGGGGACCGCCCAGTACCTTGCTCCGGAGCAGGCAACAGGACAGACAGCCACTGGCTCGTCCGACATCTACTCGCTGGGCGTCATTGGTTACGAATGCCTCACCGGCCACCGTCCGTTCTCCGGTGAGTCGCAGATCGCTATTGCCCTTGCACAGGTCAATGATGCTCCGCCGCCGCTTCCGGAGACGCTGCCCACTCCGGTACGGGCCCTCCTGATGTCCATGCTCGCCAAGGACCCCAAGAACCGTCCGGCGAACGCCATCAAGCTGGCTGAGGCCGCTGAGGCTATCCGCAACGGCGACATCACCACCGCACATGCCGCTGTACCGGGAATGCTCCTCTTCGAAGCCTCCACTGGACCCATCACGGCACCGGTCAATACCGCCACGGCTCCCACCGGCGTCGTTACGTCGCCGTTTGGCAAGGAGCACTCGACGACGTCGACTTCCGCACTCCCGGTGCTCGGCGCCGCTGCCGCTGTTGGAGGCGCTGCCGGGGCTGCTGTTGGAGCTTCCTCGGACAACCCCCTGTCGCGCGCGAATGCGCTTGAGGCAGAGCGGCAGCTGAATGACGAAGAAGAAGTTATCTACAGCGATGACGATAATTACGACGACGTCGAGCCTGAGCGAAAGAAGCGCAGCCCCTGGACCTGGCCGCTCGTTGCCCTGATCCTGTTGGTGCTGTTCGCACTGGTCGGTTTCCTGATTTCTCAGTCGGGATTCTTCTCCCCGAATCCGGGTCCGAGCGAGTCCACATCCGCAAGCGCAAGCCGGAGCTCCAGTCCAACGTCGCAATCGGCCAGCCCAACGCAGACGTCCCAGTCACCATCCCCAACGCCGACGCAGTCCACTCCCCAGAAGATCAACCTGATTCCTGAGGAGTACCTTGGACAGCCGTTTGAGACCGTCCGCAGCCAGCTCGTTGGATTGGGCCTGCAAGTAAACGGGCAGGAAGTATTCAACACTGCCGCGGTAGGCACAGTAACGGACCTTAACCCCACCGGTCCTGTTGATCCTGGGGAAGTTATCACCGTCCAGTACTCCAAGGGTCCAGAAATGGTGTCGGTGCCCAGCATCGGTGTCGGCCTCAGCGAGGAGGAGGTCCGTGGATTGATCGAAGCAGCGAACCTTCGGTGGGTCCCGGGTGATCCTGTCAACGGTGCCGTCGGCCAGAAACCGGGCACCTTCGTACGGTCCGAGCCTGCTCCTGGAACAAAGGTTGCTGCTGGTTCGGTAGTCACGTACCACCTGTCCAAATCGGTTGTACCGAGCAATCCGACGTCCCCGAGTGCCAGCCCCAGCGGCTCCGGCAGCCCCAGCAACTAA
- a CDS encoding penicillin-binding protein 2 gives MNQAIRSSWMAAVAMFALIFGAISYVQVIGADDLNANPWNQRAILASFCNDRGAIIVGGKPIAESVAGNESCAFQRKYTQPELYAGITGYFSRGFGSTGLEQSLSDQLAGNSDQLFLDRVSQMFLGNEPKGASVELTLDPAIQKLAYDLIPEGQRGSIVVTNPKTGAILAMVSKPSYDPNLIATHDRAAAAANYAQLNQIPGINLNQNVSGPTGNLLSPGSVFKLVDTAAALNSGKYNKDSELPNPSSLPLPGSSASLPNYAGGNCNVRETATFSFALEQSCNTPFASIALDLGQDAIRAQAEKFGFGDTFGDQLKLQQAVSVFPHDLDQAQLAQSSVGQRDVKATPLQINLMTAAIANGGVQMKPNLIKTVRAPDLRVISEFKPEALRTSTTQPIANQITQWMSSAVSNGIASGAAVPGVQVAGKTGTAELGDSGLNNSWFTGFAPANDPQVAVTIVMEGVDVLTGAKLTSPNAKKIFEAVLNK, from the coding sequence ATGAACCAGGCCATTAGAAGTTCCTGGATGGCTGCCGTCGCCATGTTCGCGTTGATCTTCGGCGCCATTAGCTACGTCCAGGTCATTGGCGCTGACGATCTTAACGCCAATCCTTGGAACCAGCGGGCCATCCTGGCCTCGTTCTGCAACGACCGCGGGGCAATCATCGTCGGCGGCAAGCCAATTGCCGAATCTGTCGCGGGAAACGAGTCCTGCGCATTCCAACGCAAGTACACTCAGCCGGAACTTTATGCCGGCATCACTGGGTACTTCTCCCGGGGCTTTGGTTCCACGGGGTTGGAACAGTCCCTCAGTGACCAGTTGGCTGGCAATTCCGACCAGCTATTCCTGGACCGTGTCAGCCAGATGTTCCTGGGCAATGAGCCCAAGGGCGCCTCGGTGGAACTGACGTTGGATCCCGCCATCCAGAAACTTGCCTATGATCTCATCCCGGAAGGTCAGCGTGGATCGATCGTAGTGACCAACCCCAAAACCGGCGCCATCCTGGCCATGGTTTCCAAGCCGTCCTACGATCCCAACCTGATCGCTACTCATGACAGGGCCGCCGCCGCGGCGAACTACGCACAGCTGAACCAGATTCCTGGCATCAACTTGAATCAGAACGTCAGCGGACCAACGGGGAATTTGTTGTCGCCCGGCTCCGTGTTCAAGCTCGTCGATACTGCGGCCGCCTTGAATTCCGGCAAATACAACAAGGACAGTGAACTGCCGAACCCCAGCAGCCTGCCATTGCCGGGCTCAAGTGCGAGCCTGCCTAACTACGCTGGCGGTAACTGCAACGTCCGTGAAACGGCCACTTTCTCCTTCGCACTGGAGCAGTCCTGCAACACTCCCTTCGCGAGCATCGCGCTGGACCTCGGCCAGGACGCCATCCGGGCGCAGGCAGAGAAATTCGGCTTCGGCGACACCTTCGGTGACCAGCTCAAGCTCCAGCAGGCCGTCAGTGTCTTCCCCCATGACTTGGACCAGGCACAGCTTGCCCAGTCGTCAGTGGGCCAGCGCGACGTCAAGGCAACCCCGTTGCAGATCAACCTGATGACGGCGGCGATCGCCAACGGTGGTGTGCAGATGAAGCCCAACCTGATTAAGACAGTTCGTGCTCCCGACCTCCGGGTGATCAGCGAGTTCAAGCCCGAGGCCCTCCGTACGAGCACCACCCAACCCATCGCAAACCAGATCACCCAATGGATGAGCAGCGCAGTCTCCAACGGCATCGCCAGCGGCGCTGCCGTCCCGGGAGTCCAGGTGGCCGGCAAGACCGGTACAGCCGAACTCGGTGATTCAGGTTTGAACAACTCTTGGTTCACCGGGTTTGCCCCGGCGAACGATCCGCAAGTGGCCGTCACCATCGTCATGGAAGGTGTGGATGTGCTCACAGGCGCCAAGCTAACCAGTCCGAACGCAAAGAAGATTTTTGAGGCGGTGTTGAATAAGTGA